In Haloplanus rubicundus, one DNA window encodes the following:
- a CDS encoding NADH dehydrogenase subunit, whose protein sequence is MSLSQLDGMAVPKIATTLRDAGVAGAGGAGFPTHAKWRRLDDVDHLLVNHQESEPIYYMDRWLGRERAHAFAALFEALLGSAFETVVVTPKLKHRDWTRGLEAVTDATVYLPEDLPVDADDESGVVFAYTDDEYKYGMESILLNVATGTVVRGDDLPMDHGWIVQNTETLWNAYRALDRDIPTTRTYVHVAGNVPEHRFLDVPIGTPAADLLDAAGRPIGSLSDAEVLLHGGPGWSFRTDGTPAEFRVSKRTNAILVLDADTVAANTYGDGRIEVLDARDWGGDHETTPTTLDPDAVGVPLAANPAIGPVEPADPLVSPGDRVKRREPIAVPGDGISNAHHAPIDGIVTDVFESRIDIRFDVCPV, encoded by the coding sequence ATGAGTCTCTCGCAACTCGACGGCATGGCGGTGCCGAAGATCGCGACGACGCTCCGTGACGCCGGCGTCGCGGGGGCGGGTGGGGCCGGATTTCCGACCCACGCGAAGTGGCGGCGGCTCGACGACGTGGATCACTTACTGGTCAACCACCAGGAGAGCGAACCGATCTACTACATGGATCGGTGGCTCGGCAGGGAGCGGGCGCACGCGTTCGCCGCCCTCTTCGAGGCGTTGCTCGGGTCGGCGTTCGAGACGGTGGTCGTGACGCCCAAACTGAAACATCGCGACTGGACACGGGGGTTGGAGGCGGTGACGGACGCCACGGTCTATCTCCCCGAGGACCTCCCGGTCGACGCCGACGACGAGTCGGGGGTGGTGTTCGCGTACACCGACGACGAGTACAAGTACGGCATGGAGAGCATCCTCCTGAACGTCGCCACGGGGACCGTCGTCCGCGGCGACGACCTCCCCATGGATCACGGCTGGATCGTCCAGAACACCGAGACGCTCTGGAACGCGTACCGGGCGCTCGACCGCGACATCCCGACGACGCGGACGTACGTCCACGTCGCCGGCAACGTCCCCGAGCACCGCTTTCTCGACGTGCCGATCGGCACGCCCGCCGCCGACCTCCTCGACGCGGCCGGGCGCCCCATCGGCTCCCTCTCGGACGCCGAGGTGCTCCTCCACGGCGGCCCGGGGTGGTCGTTCCGGACCGACGGCACGCCCGCCGAGTTCCGGGTCTCGAAGCGCACGAACGCCATCCTCGTCCTCGACGCCGACACCGTCGCGGCCAACACCTACGGCGACGGGCGAATCGAGGTGCTCGACGCCCGCGACTGGGGCGGCGATCACGAGACGACGCCGACGACACTCGACCCCGACGCCGTCGGCGTCCCACTCGCCGCCAACCCGGCGATCGGTCCCGTCGAACCGGCCGACCCCCTGGTGTCGCCGGGCGACCGCGTAAAGCGACGGGAGCCCATCGCCGTCCCCGGTGACGGCATCAGCAACGCCCACCACGCACCCATCGACGGCATCGTGACCGACGTGTTCGAGAGCCGTATCGACATCCGCTTCGACGTCTGTCCGGTGTAG
- a CDS encoding aldo/keto reductase encodes MTADTVTVGGVEVPAVGLGTWRLRGDDCRRAVETALELGYRHVDTAQAYGNERRVGAAIESSPVDRDDVFLTTKLDGGSRRNGAVQRSVRESLDRLGTDYLDCLLVHWPNDKPPFSPVRLPGGPPLAETLTAMNELVDEGLVRHVGVSNFDVRRLDEARRLSDAPIFTNQVQFHPYWDQRRLLSYCRRNDVFLTAYSPLCHGGVLDDDVLRRVGRRYGKTAAQVAIRWAIQHEGVATIPKATSRDHLAANRDVFDFALTEAEMERIRRPSKLRTFAGFARSRLPV; translated from the coding sequence ATGACAGCGGACACGGTGACCGTCGGCGGCGTCGAGGTGCCGGCGGTCGGCCTCGGGACGTGGCGCCTCCGCGGCGACGACTGCCGCCGGGCGGTCGAGACGGCGCTCGAACTGGGCTATCGCCACGTCGACACCGCACAGGCGTACGGCAACGAGCGACGGGTCGGAGCGGCCATCGAGTCGAGCCCGGTGGACCGCGACGACGTCTTTCTCACGACGAAACTAGACGGTGGGAGTCGGCGGAACGGGGCGGTCCAGCGCTCCGTCAGGGAGAGCCTCGACCGACTGGGTACCGACTACCTCGACTGCCTGCTCGTCCACTGGCCGAACGACAAGCCGCCGTTCTCGCCGGTGCGACTGCCCGGCGGCCCGCCGCTGGCCGAGACGCTGACGGCGATGAACGAACTCGTCGACGAGGGGTTGGTCCGGCACGTCGGCGTCTCGAACTTCGACGTGCGCCGCCTCGACGAGGCGCGACGGCTGTCCGACGCCCCCATCTTCACGAACCAGGTGCAGTTTCACCCCTACTGGGACCAGCGACGCCTCCTGTCGTACTGCCGGCGCAACGACGTGTTCCTGACGGCGTACAGCCCACTGTGTCACGGGGGCGTCCTCGACGACGACGTACTCCGGAGGGTCGGCCGTCGCTACGGGAAGACGGCCGCGCAGGTGGCGATCCGGTGGGCGATCCAGCACGAAGGGGTCGCGACCATCCCGAAGGCGACGAGCCGCGACCACCTCGCCGCGAACCGCGACGTGTTCGACTTCGCGTTGACCGAGGCGGAGATGGAGCGGATTCGGCGGCCGTCGAAGCTTCGAACGTTCGCGGGGTTCGCGCGGTCTCGACTGCCGGTGTAA